A portion of the Sphaerochaeta pleomorpha str. Grapes genome contains these proteins:
- a CDS encoding NosD domain-containing protein — MRLKPQGPSLPCLFLALISLLSLLLVSCPSEPPGAIEDTAGSDLLTFLPVSSDMEAFIRLYDQRVNDYLFAYVESYNRVVALSNSVFLADLSVTDRALLTSRLDAAIEETDALLDLCREMESYAKNTFEPALEAFRLTETYADYQKEAKTLQAKGEDTWHARRLIEMMLDPEYGTKYSLQDISRRTGVGMSKLFFLLHQTNDHIALNVDIVDEVEYGKEIKYIETVRDTANTVNSTLALVNPVTAIVKGGATATAASAIGWVAKAKTAVTVVENASAVMTFTGNVVNMAVDEKNIPPAFKTATTVNGYLSIVLGGKTGFTGSSSGEKAVAIIGAGNDITTTFFTVQEGGVKVSKTPILETTPSEINIASSESAKAILPSGDYNLPDVEFDSWAYPDFDWGDEQLWEDLYDEVSGLYSQVEAMSNAFDAFAEDWDPTVNTAQTKKEQVDSDSGLPDFLDDVTVVDDPVNDDFSVTLTASPNTGLVPFSVTFSAKPNNAFVPGSMEFIWDFDDGSDLTTASSSVTHEFTADDDYFEVGVRVEDIRGYWATATTRIDVTETLQDIIDYYGEKATIHVPSGTYVGTITIPIGTSLIGAGRESTIIDGRVYLNEDTHLEGFTIKTVASTNNSGIWNVTSNKDYSSMEEFYVEIKDCIIEDGYGLGFDFYPNEVPVTGFIQNNIFRNLESSSVDLDKFDGVFQDNLVTDNFSSVSIGYPMAGAIIKGNTISNTNGTGLSMYLLEGLVTENTISGNTLGVYAGELASESVFSLNTIQSNSEGGMQVQTVKGLVQDNLFSANTISATNSEDGAGLQVEYLEPSGSIQKNTFTGNAILHSSSDGGGLYIFHLKGSVLDNRITNNSNAGQFGYGGGVYISQLFPDGIFTGNTITANNSASIGGGLYIHALGESFAQNTISGNQAKTNGGGVYITTVAYSGFIPSPKVKDSNAISGNTLTNPFNASSKTDLVTPWPDDVLPANPEP, encoded by the coding sequence ATGAGGTTGAAACCCCAAGGACCATCCCTTCCCTGTTTGTTTTTGGCCTTGATTTCCCTTTTGTCTTTGCTACTGGTATCTTGCCCGAGTGAACCGCCTGGGGCAATAGAAGATACTGCGGGATCAGACCTGCTCACGTTCCTACCGGTTTCATCTGATATGGAAGCGTTTATCAGACTGTATGACCAGCGTGTGAATGATTACCTATTTGCCTATGTCGAATCTTACAACCGTGTGGTAGCGCTTTCCAATTCAGTATTCTTAGCCGACCTTTCGGTCACCGATAGGGCTCTGCTTACCAGCCGCCTCGATGCAGCAATAGAGGAGACGGACGCCCTGCTCGACCTCTGCCGTGAGATGGAATCGTATGCAAAGAATACGTTTGAACCGGCTTTGGAAGCTTTCCGGCTGACAGAGACCTATGCAGACTATCAAAAAGAGGCAAAGACCCTTCAGGCAAAGGGTGAGGATACCTGGCACGCCCGTCGGCTCATCGAAATGATGCTCGACCCTGAATATGGCACAAAGTATTCCTTGCAAGACATTTCGAGACGTACCGGGGTGGGCATGTCGAAACTCTTTTTCCTGCTCCACCAGACCAACGACCATATTGCACTCAATGTCGATATTGTCGATGAGGTTGAATACGGCAAGGAAATCAAATATATCGAGACAGTACGAGATACGGCAAACACGGTCAATTCTACCTTGGCTCTGGTCAACCCGGTTACCGCCATCGTAAAAGGCGGGGCAACAGCCACGGCAGCCTCTGCCATCGGATGGGTTGCAAAGGCAAAGACAGCAGTCACCGTCGTCGAGAATGCCAGTGCGGTGATGACATTCACCGGAAACGTCGTAAATATGGCAGTCGATGAGAAAAATATTCCCCCGGCTTTCAAGACTGCCACGACAGTGAATGGGTACCTGTCAATAGTACTTGGAGGAAAAACAGGATTCACCGGTTCTTCATCCGGTGAGAAAGCCGTTGCCATCATAGGGGCAGGCAATGACATCACCACTACGTTCTTCACAGTACAGGAAGGCGGAGTGAAGGTATCCAAGACACCAATACTCGAAACTACCCCTAGCGAAATCAACATAGCTTCCAGTGAGTCTGCCAAGGCTATCCTCCCCTCGGGGGACTACAATCTTCCCGATGTCGAATTCGACAGCTGGGCCTACCCAGATTTTGACTGGGGGGATGAACAACTCTGGGAAGACCTCTATGACGAAGTGTCAGGCCTGTATAGCCAAGTGGAGGCCATGAGCAATGCTTTCGATGCCTTTGCCGAGGATTGGGACCCCACTGTCAACACTGCACAGACAAAAAAGGAACAGGTAGACTCTGACAGCGGGCTTCCCGATTTTCTCGATGACGTCACGGTTGTCGACGACCCTGTAAACGATGACTTCTCCGTCACCCTCACTGCCTCTCCCAATACAGGGCTAGTACCCTTCTCTGTGACGTTCAGTGCAAAACCAAACAACGCCTTTGTCCCGGGATCGATGGAATTTATCTGGGATTTCGATGATGGGTCAGACCTAACTACTGCATCTTCCTCGGTTACCCATGAGTTCACCGCAGATGACGATTATTTTGAGGTCGGCGTCAGGGTCGAGGATATCAGGGGATACTGGGCAACGGCTACTACCAGAATCGATGTCACCGAGACCTTACAGGACATCATCGACTACTATGGAGAAAAGGCAACCATACACGTACCAAGCGGCACCTATGTCGGGACGATCACTATTCCTATAGGCACTTCGCTCATAGGAGCCGGTAGAGAGTCTACCATCATAGACGGGAGGGTTTACCTCAATGAGGATACCCATCTGGAGGGTTTCACAATCAAGACGGTGGCATCGACCAATAACAGCGGAATATGGAATGTGACAAGCAACAAGGATTATTCCTCCATGGAGGAATTCTACGTAGAAATCAAAGACTGTATCATTGAAGACGGGTATGGACTAGGTTTTGATTTTTACCCTAATGAGGTTCCTGTCACCGGATTCATACAGAACAACATTTTCAGAAACCTGGAGTCAAGCAGTGTCGATCTCGACAAATTCGACGGGGTTTTCCAAGACAATCTGGTTACCGACAATTTTTCCTCTGTTTCAATCGGGTACCCGATGGCAGGGGCAATCATCAAGGGAAATACCATTTCCAATACTAACGGAACAGGTTTGTCCATGTATCTGCTGGAAGGCCTGGTTACCGAGAATACTATTTCTGGCAATACGCTGGGTGTCTATGCGGGCGAATTGGCATCAGAAAGCGTATTTTCCCTCAATACCATACAAAGCAATAGCGAAGGGGGGATGCAAGTCCAGACTGTAAAGGGCTTGGTCCAGGACAATTTGTTTTCTGCCAATACCATTTCAGCTACTAATAGCGAAGACGGTGCAGGGTTGCAGGTAGAATACCTTGAACCAAGCGGAAGCATACAAAAAAATACCTTTACGGGAAACGCTATACTGCATTCCTCGTCCGACGGAGGAGGCCTGTATATTTTCCATTTGAAAGGATCGGTACTTGACAACCGTATTACAAACAATTCCAATGCCGGACAATTTGGCTATGGGGGCGGAGTCTACATTTCCCAGTTGTTCCCTGATGGAATTTTCACAGGCAATACAATTACAGCAAACAATTCTGCTTCAATCGGAGGTGGGCTATATATCCATGCCCTTGGTGAGAGCTTTGCTCAAAATACTATCAGCGGCAACCAGGCAAAGACAAACGGAGGAGGGGTTTATATTACCACGGTTGCATATTCGGGTTTTATACCTTCCCCAAAGGTCAAGGATTCAAATGCAATTTCAGGCAATACGCTTACCAATCCCTTTAATGCATCGTCAAAGACAGATTTGGTTACCCCTTGGCCTGATGATGTCCTACCGGCAAATCCAGAGCCTTAA
- a CDS encoding catalase, with amino-acid sequence MFKDKKLTTASGLPVPSDQASLTTGAKEGYTLLADAHLTEKLAHFNRERIPERVVHAKGAGAHGVFEVTNDLSAYCCADFLSTIGKQTEVFVRFSTVGGERGSADSERDPRGFAVRFYTEEGNYDLVGNNTPVFFIRDAIKFPDFIHTQKRNPQTNLKDADMFWDFLSLTPESMHQVTILFSDRGTPLDFRHMNGYGSHTFMWYNSKKEYVWVKYHFKTDQKNKTMDAQMAEAMKAKDSDHATRDLFDAIERGDYPIWSVYVQIMTSKQAKDYPFDPFDVTKVWYQSDYPLIPLGKMTLNKNPENYFEETEQVAFAPSNLVRGIGWSPDKLLQGRLFAYHDAHLYRLGTNHQQIPINMSKHKAKTYQRDGSMSIGGNQGKEPNYWPNSIEGQPKPDASFSPPQIEVQAILARHERPSEDIDFIQPGELYRRVMNEQDKEHLINNIASHLINAKHKIQMRQCALFYKTDKDYGSRIAKALALDLDEVKRLSLLSQEERVNETS; translated from the coding sequence ATGTTTAAAGACAAAAAGCTTACCACTGCAAGCGGCCTACCTGTTCCTAGTGACCAGGCTTCTCTCACGACGGGGGCGAAAGAAGGGTATACCCTCTTAGCAGATGCCCATCTTACGGAAAAACTTGCCCACTTCAACAGGGAACGCATCCCCGAGCGGGTAGTACATGCAAAAGGAGCCGGGGCTCATGGGGTTTTCGAAGTAACAAACGATCTCAGTGCATATTGTTGCGCCGACTTCCTTTCCACTATCGGAAAGCAGACTGAAGTGTTTGTGCGATTCTCTACTGTCGGCGGAGAACGGGGAAGTGCCGACTCTGAGCGCGACCCGAGGGGATTTGCCGTCAGGTTTTATACCGAGGAAGGCAATTACGATCTGGTGGGCAACAACACTCCGGTATTTTTCATCCGCGATGCCATCAAATTCCCAGACTTCATCCACACGCAGAAACGCAACCCCCAGACCAATCTCAAAGATGCAGACATGTTCTGGGATTTCCTTTCCTTGACCCCTGAGTCAATGCACCAAGTCACGATTCTTTTTTCAGACCGGGGAACCCCGCTCGATTTCAGGCATATGAATGGGTACGGAAGCCATACCTTCATGTGGTATAACAGTAAAAAAGAATATGTCTGGGTAAAATACCATTTCAAGACCGACCAGAAAAACAAAACCATGGATGCCCAGATGGCAGAAGCCATGAAGGCAAAAGACAGTGACCATGCAACCCGCGATCTCTTTGATGCCATAGAGCGGGGCGACTACCCTATCTGGTCGGTATATGTCCAGATCATGACGAGTAAACAGGCAAAAGACTATCCTTTCGACCCCTTCGATGTCACCAAAGTCTGGTATCAGAGTGACTACCCTTTGATTCCCCTGGGAAAAATGACACTGAACAAAAACCCGGAAAACTATTTTGAAGAAACAGAGCAAGTTGCATTTGCCCCTTCAAATCTGGTCAGAGGTATCGGCTGGTCCCCTGACAAGCTGCTACAAGGCAGGCTGTTTGCCTATCATGATGCACATCTCTACCGGTTAGGGACCAACCATCAACAGATTCCCATCAACATGAGCAAACATAAGGCAAAGACCTATCAACGTGACGGTTCAATGAGCATCGGGGGAAACCAGGGAAAGGAACCGAACTACTGGCCTAATTCTATTGAAGGGCAACCAAAACCAGATGCATCGTTTTCTCCTCCCCAGATTGAAGTACAGGCAATCCTTGCCAGACATGAACGTCCGAGTGAAGATATCGATTTTATTCAGCCGGGAGAACTTTACCGGAGAGTGATGAACGAACAGGACAAGGAGCATCTAATCAATAATATTGCAAGTCACCTGATTAATGCCAAGCATAAGATTCAGATGAGACAATGTGCCCTTTTCTATAAAACCGATAAGGACTATGGCTCTCGCATAGCCAAGGCCCTGGCGCTAGATCTCGATGAAGTGAAACGATTGTCGCTTCTCAGTCAGGAAGAGCGAGTGAACGAGACCTCCTGA
- a CDS encoding 2-oxoacid:acceptor oxidoreductase subunit alpha translates to MNKGSYSVVLSGEAGQGLKTIESLFMALLQKSGYHAFLYKEFMSRVRGGNNTSEIRIASTAVSAYVNKIDLLLVFSKDGLDRLLDRIDEDTLIVGEEMYITAKKTKGKLHPIPIVEHMEKLGSQIYANNFVNGLLCDLFFCDATYAFEAIEKQFSKKGEEVVEKNRQAFQMGQEIGKTFNGTFKLPPDPAVKKRYSLSGSEAIGIGALAGGCNFIASYPMSPSTAVLVYLSKHARSHGIVVEQAEDEIAAINMGLGAWYAGARAMVTTSGGGFALMGEGVSLAGIIESPMVIHLAQRPGPATGLPTRTEQGDLNLAIYAGQGDFPRIIYAPGTFEDAIRLTHRAFEMADAFQVPVFVLTDQYFLDSEGQLDPIDFSTLTVTNNIVKTEKEYLRYELTPSGLSPRGIPSFGEGLVCVDSDEHTEEGRITESAAVRVSMVDKRLRKIEGYKEVEVEIVGEKDYETLVVLWGSPYGAVKEAVERIGDKTIAIAYFKQVFPLPLATRAILSKAKRRILVENNATGQLGELIARDLQLTFDAKILKYNGFAFSVEELATQIKGALK, encoded by the coding sequence ATGAACAAAGGGTCATATAGCGTTGTGCTTTCAGGTGAGGCAGGACAGGGTTTGAAGACGATAGAGTCGCTTTTTATGGCTCTATTGCAGAAAAGCGGATACCATGCCTTCCTTTACAAGGAATTCATGTCACGGGTACGGGGAGGCAACAATACCAGCGAAATCAGGATTGCTTCCACTGCAGTATCAGCCTACGTCAACAAAATCGATTTGCTTTTGGTTTTCAGTAAGGATGGGCTTGACCGGTTGCTCGACCGCATAGATGAGGACACCCTTATCGTTGGGGAAGAGATGTACATCACGGCAAAAAAGACCAAGGGAAAACTCCATCCGATCCCAATCGTAGAACATATGGAGAAACTGGGAAGCCAGATATATGCGAACAACTTTGTAAACGGGCTGCTCTGCGACTTGTTTTTCTGCGATGCAACCTATGCTTTCGAGGCGATCGAGAAACAGTTTTCGAAAAAAGGCGAGGAAGTTGTCGAGAAAAACCGTCAGGCTTTCCAAATGGGGCAGGAGATCGGGAAGACGTTCAATGGTACGTTCAAACTTCCCCCTGACCCTGCGGTAAAAAAAAGGTATTCGCTCAGCGGTTCTGAGGCGATAGGGATAGGAGCCCTTGCAGGGGGGTGTAATTTTATCGCTTCCTATCCGATGTCTCCTTCAACAGCCGTTTTGGTATATCTTTCCAAGCATGCCCGTTCCCACGGGATTGTCGTGGAACAGGCCGAGGATGAAATCGCTGCAATTAATATGGGTCTGGGAGCTTGGTATGCAGGAGCCAGGGCAATGGTTACCACCTCCGGTGGCGGTTTTGCCCTCATGGGGGAAGGGGTAAGCCTTGCAGGGATTATCGAGTCGCCGATGGTAATTCACCTTGCCCAGCGGCCTGGGCCTGCGACAGGACTTCCGACAAGGACTGAACAAGGCGACTTGAATTTGGCCATCTATGCCGGACAGGGTGATTTTCCCCGTATTATCTATGCACCGGGAACGTTTGAGGATGCAATCCGGTTGACCCATCGGGCCTTTGAGATGGCTGACGCGTTCCAAGTACCTGTTTTTGTACTCACCGACCAATATTTTCTGGACAGTGAGGGCCAACTTGATCCAATCGATTTTTCCACCCTTACGGTAACAAACAATATTGTAAAGACAGAAAAGGAATATTTGCGCTATGAACTGACGCCTTCGGGACTTTCCCCTAGGGGCATCCCTTCGTTCGGTGAGGGGTTGGTCTGTGTAGATAGCGATGAGCATACCGAGGAGGGAAGGATTACTGAATCTGCAGCAGTGCGTGTTTCCATGGTGGACAAACGCCTTCGCAAGATTGAGGGATATAAAGAGGTCGAAGTGGAAATCGTAGGGGAAAAAGACTATGAGACATTGGTTGTTTTGTGGGGGTCTCCCTATGGTGCTGTAAAAGAAGCTGTGGAGAGGATAGGGGATAAGACAATTGCAATTGCCTATTTCAAGCAGGTTTTCCCACTCCCTTTGGCAACCCGTGCAATTCTTTCCAAAGCAAAAAGACGTATTCTGGTTGAAAATAATGCTACCGGGCAATTGGGTGAATTGATAGCCAGGGACCTGCAGCTTACCTTCGATGCAAAGATCCTGAAATATAACGGGTTTGCCTTCTCCGTCGAGGAGCTTGCCACACAGATCAAAGGAGCACTCAAATGA